The Euphorbia lathyris chromosome 3, ddEupLath1.1, whole genome shotgun sequence genome contains a region encoding:
- the LOC136223743 gene encoding trihelix transcription factor ASIL2, translated as MDKETNQVISSLPLTTNSIKLEESSSRKNLTGAGGGFGGGGDRLKRDEWSEGAVSSLLEAYESKWILRNRAKLKGHDWEDVARYVSNRANCSKSPKTQTQCKNKIESMKKRYRSESAAADGSSWPLYPRLDLLLRGSGGVGGGGSAGGAMASPSSAAALSPAVVHQVQQPQPPPPPLPSIAPSPSHPPLILLETTHVVPQPPTPQPLVLPLPLPLPVPPPPPPAAPPPAVIMTAQNSHESNGVDRGPKEDGYGTKLSDHVTSDKNPTVMETDSSTPALYSEKEKVRSNSKKMKMKMDQKTMKNKRSSSTRTRREEWEIADSIRWLAEVVVRSEQARMDTMRELEKMRMEAEARRAELDLKRTEIMANTQLEIAKLFAGVGKSIDSSLRIGRN; from the exons ATGGACAAAGAAACAAATCAAGTCATTTCATCTCTTCCTCTCACCACTAATTCCATCAAATTAGAAGAATCCTCTTCCAGGAAAAACCTCACCGGCGCCGGCGGAGGGTTTGGCGGCGGCGGAGATAGGCTTAAAAGAGACGAATGGAGCGAAGGAGCTGTTTCCAGTTTGCTTGAGGCGTATGAGAGCAAATGGATACTCCGGAACCGCGCGAAGCTCAAAGGTCACGATTGGGAGGATGTTGCGCGGTATGTGTCGAATCGAGCGAATTGTTCGAAATCGCCGAAGACGCAGACTCAATgtaagaataaaattgaatcTATGAAGAAACGGTACCGATCGGAGTCGGCCGCCGCTGATGGCTCGTCTTGGCCGCTTTATCCGCGTCTTGATCTTTTGTTACGCGGAAGCGGCGGTGTCGGCGGTGGCGGTAGTGCCGGTGGTGCTATGGCGAGTCCTTCTTCGGCAGCGGCGCTGTCTCCGGCTGTGGTGCATCAAGTACAGCAACCGCAACCGCCGCCTCCGCCGCTGCCTTCTATTGCTCCGTCGCCTAGTCATCCGCCGTTGATATTGTTGGAGACGACGCATGTGGTGCCGCAACCACCTACTCCTCAGCCTCTagttcttcctcttcctctacctctacctgtaccgcctcctcctccaccgGCGGCGCCACCTCCGGCGGTTATTATGACTGCACAGAATTCTCATGAGTCGAACGGTGTTGACAGGGGACCCAAG GAAGATGGGTATGGTACAAAACTATCAGACCATGTTACATCAGACAAGAACCCAACAGTAATGGAGACAGATAGCAGCACACCAGCATTATACAGTGAGAAAGAGAAAGTAAGAAGTAACAGCAAGAAAATGAAGATGAAAATGGACCAGAAAACAATGAAAAACAAGAGATCATCATCAACAAGAACAAGAAGAGAAGAATGGGAGATAGCAGATAGTATAAGATGGTTAGCAGAAGTAGTAGTAAGATCAGAACAAgcaagaatggatacaatgaGAGAATTAGAGAAGATGAGAATGGAAGCAGAAGCTAGAAGAGCTGAATTGGACTTGAAAAGAACTGAAATCATGGCTAATACTCAGTTGGAGATTGCTAAGCTTTTTGCTGGAGTTGGTAAATCTATTGATTCCTCTTTAAGAATTGGAAGAAACTGA